A genomic window from Carassius auratus strain Wakin chromosome 45, ASM336829v1, whole genome shotgun sequence includes:
- the LOC113063413 gene encoding serine palmitoyltransferase 2-like: protein MTQNSASKLLNGDTLHRAKQDKKAGGNGFVKNHCLFQQQQKRYRRPAEKSHHASLYKKPFVESFEETPLLVAVLTYMGYGILTIFGYLRDFLRDWKFEKCHLAREREEQKDFVPLYQDFENFYTRNLYMRIRDNWNRPIRSVPGAKMDLVERATPDYNWTFEHTGKVLKDVINMGSYNYLGFAENTGTCADAASECTVKYGMGVCSTRQELGNLDKHEELEKLTARFLGVESSMVFGMGFATNSMNIPALMGKGCLILSDELNHASLVLGARLSGATIRVYKHNNMQSLEKLLRDALIHGQPRTHRPWKKILILVEGIYSMEGSIVRLPEIIALKKKYKAYLYLDEAHSIGALGPRGRGVVDYFGLDPCDVDIMMGTFTKSFGAAGGYIGGKKELVDYLRLHSHSAVYATSMSPPITQQIITSMKCIMGEDGTTLGQERLRQLSENTTYFRKRLHEMGFIIYGNNDSPVVPLMLYMPAKIGAFGREMLKRNIGTVVVGFPATPIIESRARFCVSAAHTREMLDTALNAISEVGDLLQLKYSRKNRHGSEGTDCFSFLESHQD from the exons AGCCATCATGCTTCACTTTATAAAAAACCATTTGTGGAGTCGTTTGAGGAGACGCCTCTGCTGGTTGCCGTCCTCACCTACATGGGCTATGGCATCCTTACCATTTTTGGCTATCTGCGAGATTTCCTGAGGGACTGGAAGTTTGAGAAGTGTCATCTGGCCAGAGAGAGGGAAGAACAGAAG GATTTTGTTCCACTGTACCAGGACTTTGAGAACTTCTACACCAGGAATCTGTACATGAGGATCAGAGACAACTGGAACAGGCCCATTCGCAGCGTCCCTGGAGCCAAGATGGACCTTGTGGAGCGGGCCACACCTGACTACAACTGGACCTTTGA ACACACAGGAAAGGTTCTGAAAGATGTTATCAATATGGGCTCGTATAACTACCTAGGCTTTGCTGAGAATACCGGCACATGTGCTGATGCTGCCTCTGAGTGTACTGTGAAATACGGCATGGGGGTGTGCAGCACCAGGCAAGAGCTAG GAAACCTTGACAAGCATGAAGAGCTGGAGAAGCTGACGGCCAGGTTTTTAGGGGTGGAGTCATCCATGGTCTTTGGAATGGGCTTCGCTACAAATTCCATGAATATTCCTGCGCTCATGGGAAAA GGCTGTCTGATCTTAAGTGATGAGCTCAATCATGCGTCTCTGGTTCTGGGTGCCCGTCTCTCTGGCGCTACCATCCGTGTATATAAACACAACA ATATGCAGAGTCTGGAGAAGTTGCTTCGGGATGCTCTCATACACGGCCAACCTAGAACCCACCGGCCCTGGAAGAAGATCCTCATCCTCGTTGAGGGAATTTACAG CATGGAGGGCTCAATCGTGCGACTTCCTGAGATCATTGCCCTAAAGAAGAAATACAAAGCCTACCTGTACCTGGATGAGGCCCACAGCATAGGGGCACTAGGACCAAGAGGCAGAGGTGTAGTGGACTACTTTGGCCTGGATCCATGTGATGTTGACATCATGATGGGCACTTTCACCAAGAGCTTTGGTGCAGCTGGAGGATACATCGGAGGAAAGAAG gAGCTGGTTGATTACCTCCGCTTACATTCTCACAGTGCAGTTTATGCTACCTCAATGTCCCCGCCCATCACCCAGCAGATTATCACTTCAATGAAGTGCATCATGGGAGAGGATGGCACCACATTAG GTCAGGAAAGACTCCGTCAGCTGTCAGAAAACACAACCTATTTTCGCAAGAGATTACATGAGATGGGCTTTATCATCTATGGGAACAATGACTCCCCTGTTGTACCCTTGATGCTCTACATGCCAGCTAAAATCGG AGCATTTGGGCGGGAGATGCTGAAGAGGAACATTGGGACAGTGGTGGTTGGGTTCCCTGCTACACCCATCATTGAGTCCCGAGCTCGTTTCTGTGTTTCTGCCGCCCACACAAGAGAGATGCTCGACACC GCTTTAAATGCCATCAGTGAAGTTGGAGATCTACTCCAGCTGAAATACTccagaaaaaacagacatgggAGTGAAGGAACTGACTGTTTTTCATTCCTGGAGAGCCACCAGGACTAG